A stretch of Henckelia pumila isolate YLH828 chromosome 4, ASM3356847v2, whole genome shotgun sequence DNA encodes these proteins:
- the LOC140860825 gene encoding uncharacterized protein, with protein sequence MARRSTCFLKFTPDYGHLGEPTFISLKIYYNGTMNVMTTSKEYVGGSIEYFDFVDSRKIQMLHLWGFAEELGLKNKERIRFWHNDRYLENEEDVLAIKRHIPTNYEVEIYIEDYNVEADESDTIFDVNIEAEDDDESGSDYGDDDVEEEEFYDSGYDFEEDDRIFDSHVDHDVEMLENRAAIDFGEIPNKVLTIMQNEEGDANCVDIDELVSDSDDDVVEAQKFPLFDPGKDSKNPDLQVGMIFSSRDEAKFAIESHCIRRGKSVKFIKVDKKRLRGKCRNKGCDWVIHVSPMGHDSCWQIKTFQPKHNSCFWDHSNRTASSSWLSKTFVKKFKSNMKLGTIEFKDEVNSTLKLIISRKRAYLAKRKALEMVQGTIQQQFCRIRNYCAELTRVDPSATVILKLTEDDDGPRFQRMYVCFSACKEGFKKACRPVIGVDGCFIKSKNGGQLLAAVGLDPNNNIFPICYAMVERETKDSWMWFLQLLATDIGIGDGYGWTFMSDKQKGLIPAFESLFPIAENRFCVRHLHTNMKRDGFRGLSIKNLLWAAAKATTIAEFRERMDDMKKIDEKAYEWLAKKPEEQWSKSHFNRTPKCDVLLNNMCECFNSLILDAREKPIIPMFETIRNLLMVRFQLNREKAKKWDNKICPNIKKVLANIYMDAAQHSPMQADSSHFQINGPSGQHTVDFATNSCSCRKWDLTGIPCQHAKCYEKSVLPVTGADLWPECALPSPLPPVYTEKVGRPAKLRRRERDEPPSSSRTHLRGARRNNKCKKCGEFGHNKRTCKAPKEIVHEHLTQQSQKTFVASEQIKRKKLQVRRSVAQVSMKTGAASNSTTIDATNMKKHVLVKGGKNFMTVSRLGAILRDQRKQSRLVPVHGDERAVSKNKSASSASEASTVKT encoded by the exons ATGGCTAGACGAAGTACATGTTTCTTGAAATTTACCCCGGACTATG GCCATCTTGGTGAACCCACATTTATTAGtttgaaaatttattataatGGAACAATGAATGTGATGACTACATCCAAGGAATATGTTGGAGGGAGTATCGAGTATTTTGACTTTGTTGATAGCCGAAAAATCCAGATGCTTCATTTGTGGGGATTTGCGGAAGAATTAGGCCTGAAAAACAAAGAAAGGATTAGATTTTGGCATAATGATAGATATCTAGAGAATGAAGAAGATGTATTGGCCATCAAAAGGCACATCCCAACTAACTATGAAGTGGAAATTTATATAGAAGATTATAATGTAGAAGCTGATGAAAGTGACACTATTTTTGATGTTAATATAGAAgctgaagatgatgatgaaagTGGATCAGATTATGGTGACGATGATGTAGAAGAAGAGGAATTTTATGATAGTGGGtatgattttgaagaagatGATAGGATTTTCGATAGTCATGTTGATCATGATGTTGAAATGTTGGAGAATAGAGCGGCTATTGATTTTGGAGAAATTCCTAATAAGGTTTTAACTATTATGCAGAATGAAGAAGGTGATGCCAATTGCGTTGATATTGATGAATTGGTTAGTGATTCTGATGATGATGTTGTTGAAGCCCAGAAATTTCCTTTGTTCGACCCCGGTAAAGATTCAAAAAACCCCGACTTGCAGGTGGGAATGATTTTTAGCTCAAGAGATGAGGCTAAATTTGCTATTGAAAGTCATTGCATTAGGCGGGGGAAATCTGTTAAGTTCATTAAAGTCGATAAGAAGAGACTTAGGGGGAAGTGCAGAAATAAAGGTTGTGATTGGGTGATTCACGTATCGCCAATGGGTCATGACAGTTGCTGGCAGATAAAAACTTTTCAACCAAAACACAACAGCTGTTTTTGGGATCACAGTAATAGAACCGCAAGTTCTAGTTGGTTGAGCAAAACATTTGTCAAAAAGTTTAAATCGAACATGAAGTTGGGGACCATAGAATTCAAAGATGAGGTTAACAGCACCCTAAAATTGATTATTTCAAGAAAAAGGGCTTATTTGGCAAAGAGGAAAGCTCTTGAGATGGTTCAAGGCACTATTCAACAACAATTTTGTAGAATTAGAAATTACTGTGCAGAGTTGACCAGGGTAGATCCGAGTGCCACAGTCATTTTAAAATTGACTGAGGATGATGATGGTCCAAGGTTCCAGCGTATGTACGTCTGTTTTTCAGCATGCAAAGAAGGCTTTAAGAAAGCATGTAGACCTGTAATTGGTGTCGATGGATGTTTTATTAAGAGTAAGAATGGTGGACAATTGTTAGCAGCTGTTGGGCTAGATCCCAACAATAATATCTTTCCGATTTGCTATGCAATGGTTGAGAGAGAAACAAAAGATAGTTGGATGTGGTTTCTGCAGTTATTGGCCACTGATATAGGCATTGGAGATGGATATGGATGGACTTTCATGTCAGACAAACAAAAAGGGTTGATTCCTGCATTTGAAAGTTTGTTTCCTATCGCTGAGAATCGATTTTGTGTTAGGCATTTACACACAAACATGAAAAGAGATGGTTTTCGAGGTTTGTCTATTAAAAATTTACTTTGGGCAGCAGCCAAAGCAACGACGATTGCAGAATTCCGTGAAAGGATGgatgatatgaaaaaaattgatgaaaaaGCGTATGAGTGGTTGGCCAAGAAACCAGAGGAACAGTGGTCTAAGTCACATTTTAACAGAACCCCCAAATGTGACGTACTTTTGAATAACATGTGTGAGTGCTTCAATAGTCTTATATTGGACGCAAGAGAGAAGCCAATAATTCCAATGTTTGAAACCATAAGAAATCTTTTGATGGTTCGATTTCAGCTTAACAGAGAGAAGGCTAAGAAATGGGACAACAAGATTTGTCCTAACATTAAAAAGGTTTTGGCAAACATTTACATGGATGCAGCACAACATAGTCCAATGCAAGCTGATAGTAGCCATTTCCAGATCAATGGACCATCTGGTCAACACACTGTCGACTTTGCTACAAACTCATGTAGCTGCAGAAAATGGGATTTGACCGGCATCCCATGTCAGCATGCT AAATGCTACGAGAAATCTGTTTTGCCTGTTACTGGTGCTGATCTATGGCCTGAATGTGCATTGCCATCTCCATTACCACCGGTATACACAGAGAAAGTGGGCAGGCCTGCTAAATTGCGAAGGAGGGAAAGAGATGAACCGCCTAGTTCGAGCCGAACACATCTGCGTGGAGCAAGAAGAAATAACAAGTGCAAGAAGTGTGGAGAATTTGGACATAACAAGAGGACATGTAAAGCACCCAAGGAGATTGTGCATGAGCATCTCACACAACAAAGCCAAAAAACATTTGTTGCTTCGGAacaaattaaaaggaaaaaattgCAG GTGAGAAGGTCGGTTGCACAGGTTAGTATGAAAACTGGAGCTGCAAGTAATTCGACCACTATAGAT GCCACAAATATGAAAAAACATGTGCTTGTCAAAGGGGGAAAAAACTTTATGACTGTTTCTAGACTCGGAGCAATCTTAAGAGATCAAAGAAAGCAGAGTCGTTTAGTTCCAGTCCATGGAGATGAGAGGGctgtttcaaaaaataaatcagCCTCAAGTGCTTCTGAAGCTTCCACTGTCAAGACTTGA
- the LOC140864251 gene encoding probable gamma-secretase subunit PEN-2 — protein sequence MEDESRNPLPVRHPNPAAVAAAGDVGDSSTASSRRSGRADWPTIDGPLGLSHDESLTYARRFFKWGFFCLPFLWAVNCFYFWPVLRRPHSRHSDPLLRHYLVGSAIGFLVFTAILTSWALTFAIGGEHLFGNVWDNLVMYNVADRYGLTGWI from the exons ATGGAAGACGAATCGAGGAATCCTCTCCCCGTTAGACACCCCAATCCAGCCGCCGTCGCCGCCGCGGGGGATGTTGGCGACTCGTCGACCGCGTCTTCGAGAAGATCTGGACGGGCCGATTGGCCCACCATCGATGGCCCGCTCGGCCTGTCACATGATGAATCGCTCACCTACGCACGAAGATTCTTCAAGTGGGGTTTTTTCTGCCTGCCGTTCCTCTGGGCCGTGAATTGCTTCTACTTCTGGCCAGTCCTTCGCCGGCCACATTCTCGTCATTCGGACCCCCTTCTCCGTCACT ATCTTGTTGGGTCTGCAATTGGTTTTCTGGTGTTCACAGCTATTCTAACCTCTTGGGCCCTTACTTTTGCCATTGGAGGGGAGCATCTGTTTGGAAATGTTTGGGATAATTTGGTAATGTACAACGTTGCTGACAGATATGGCTTGACAGGATGGATTTAG
- the LOC140864250 gene encoding uncharacterized protein, which yields MEVSKTGNGANKKKFTCNKFHWKPEEDAQLTYLVKTIGPNNWELIANKFEGRTGKSCRLRWVNQLHPEIVKTPFTLEEKRRLLDLHELYGKKWAIISKHFNGRTDNQVKNQYHVLVGSRTIRDSGSPSSDKPEGTPKEESMNLSHFENASAMASGSQVSNVSYNIGNNIGFDPSSDVTPYRVEVPFIDNGPSVYGKDEMWFAASGSNPGMIDPHSFNNANLGYIGSDPNAIWDDAMNSDVSYTELLNLPIVTPSQQGYANDPQFIDFLGMEKR from the exons ATGGAGGTCTCTAAAACAGGGAATGGGGCAAACAAAAAGAAGTTTACATGCAACAAATTTCATTGGAAGCCTGAAGAAGATGCACAGCTAACGTATCTTGTCAAAACGATTGGTCCCAACAATTGGGAATTGATTGCAAACAAATTTGAAGGAAGAACAG GGAAGAGTTGTCGCTTAAGGTGGGTGAATCAATTGCATCCCGAAATTGTTAAGACGCCTTTTACTTTAGAGGAGAAGCGAAGGCTCCTTGATCTTCATGAACTCTATGGTAAAAAGTGGGCTATCATTTCTAAACATTTCAATGGCCGAACAGATAATCAAGTGAAGAATCAATACCATGTACTTGTTGGAAGTCGAACCATAAGAGACTCCGGCTCACCATCCAGTGACAAACCAGAAGGCACTCCTAAAGAAGAATCTATGAATTTGTCTCACTTTGAGAATGCATCAGCAATGGCATCTGGTTCTCAAGTTTCAAATGTTTCATATAACATAGGCAACAACATTGGCTTTGATCCATCTTCTGATGTCACACCTTATAGGGTTGAGGTGCCGTTTATTGACAACGGACCTTCTGTGTATGGCAAGGATGAAATGTGGTTTGCTGCAAGTGGCTCGAATCCGGGCATGATTGATCCTCATTCTTTTAACAACGCTAATCTAGGATACATCGGTTCCGATCCGAATGCAATCTGGGATGACGCGATGAATTCTGATGTCAGCTATACTGAACTCCTGAATCTTCCTATTGTGACTCCTTCCCAGCAAGGATATGCCAATGATCCTCAGTTCATCGACTTCTTGGGGATGGAAAAGCGCTGA
- the LOC140894766 gene encoding mitogen-activated protein kinase kinase kinase 3-like — translation MPAWWDKLSGRSRDSETRPENSSSEGSSLKSLKKKGRENGNNRDSKARSFDEVLVLKQSRNSPRSSREFSPVGGGCSGFSGFDSASSLERGHPLPRPLESPTENPGHAHGVGLGHGSASASSVSSSGSSDDPAHVADMPGLRGNGENKVLSPLSRSPGRGSRCTTVVTSPLHARINGINLDSPNGKLEDVKGECHRLPLPPCTPVSPSALPTPPRSPGIPESSGVNSTKWRKGRLLGRGTFGHVYLGFNSENGQMCAIKEVRVVSDDQSSKESLRQLNQEITLLSQLSHPNVVQYYGSDLNEERLSVYLEYVSGGSIHKLLQEYGAFGEPVIQNYTRQILSGLSYLHGKNTVHRDIKGANILVDPNGEIKLADFGMAKHITTCSSMLSFKGSPYWMAPEVVMNTNGYSLPVDIWSLGCTVLEMATSKPPWSQYEGVAAIFKIGNSRDAPEIPDHLSADLKSFIRLCLQREPSVRPTASQLLCHPFVKNQTTQRATNANITREAFPRAFDGSRTPTALELQSNRKNNSLDRDDTLRFAVPRTLISPRDNARTITSLPVSPTSSPLRRDAPAYRNSFLSPPHPSYTVGQNNHNYSEQSVFPFRQHNSRGTLDPFLEMPQFRAITSARSPTRTMP, via the exons atgcCAGCTTGGTGGGATAAGTTATCCGGCAGGAGCAGAGATTCGGAAACCAGGCCTGAGAATTCTTCTTCAGAGGGTTCGTCGCTGAAAAGTTTGAAGAAGAAGGggagagagaatgggaataacagAGACAGTAAAGCTCGGAGCTTTGATGAGGTTCTTGTGCTGAAGCAATCGAGAAATTCTCCGAGAAGTAGTCGGGAGTTTTCCCCTGTGGGAGGAGGGTGTTCCGGGTTTTCGGGTTTTGATTCGGCTTCATCTTTGGAGAGGGGGCACCCTTTGCCTAGGCCTTTAGAATCACCGACAGAGAATCCGGGTCATGCCCATGGTGTCGGGTTGGGGCACGGGTCGGCTTCTGCTTCCAGTGTTAGTTCATCTGGGTCGTCCGATGATCCAGCTCATGTTGCTGATATGCCTGGTTTAAG AGGAAATGGGGAGAACAAAGTGTTAAGTCCATTGTCACGAAGCCCAGGTCGAGGATCACGGTGTACTACGGTTGTCACTTCTCCTCTTCATGCTCGAATTAATGGTATTAATTTGGACTCGCCAAATGGTAAACTAGAAGATGTAAAAGGTGAGTGCCACAGGTTGCCCCTTCCACCTTGTACTCCTGTTAGCCCTTCTGCGTTACCTACTCCTCCAAGAAGTCCCGGAATACCCGAAAGCTCGGGTGTTAATTCGACAAAATGGAGGAAAGGGAGGCTTCTTGGGAGAGGCACTTTTGGTCATGTTTACCTCGGTTTTAATAG TGAGAATGGCCAAATGTGCGCGATAAAagaagttagggtcgtttcagatgATCAATCATCAAAAGAAAGCCTCAGGCAACTGAATCAG GAGATAACCTTGCTTAGTCAGCTTTCACATCCAAACGTCGTTCAGTACTATGGAAGTGATTTG AACGAAGAAAGGTTATCTGTTTATTTGGAGTATGTTTCGGGAGGTTCGATCCATAAACTATTGCAAGAATATGGAGCTTTTGGGGAACCTGTTATTCAAAATTACACCAGGCAGATTCTATCTGGCCTCTCTTACTTACATGGaaaaaacacagttcacag GGATATAAAAGGAGCAAACATTTTAGTGGATCCCAATGGTGAAATAAAACTTGCTGATTTTGGAATGGCAAAACAT ATTACTACCTGTTCGTCGATGTTATCCTTCAAAGGCAGCCCTTACTGGATGGCCCCTGag GTTGTAATGAATACAAATGGTTACAGCCTTCCAGTGGATATTTGGAGCTTAGGATGCACGGTTCTTGAAATGGCTACGTCAAAACCACCATGGAGCCAATATGAAGGG GTTGCTGCTATATTCAAGATCGGAAATAGTAGAGATGCCCCAGAAATTCCCGATCACTTATCTGCCGATCTGAAAAGCTTTATAAGGCTATGTTTGCAGCGTGAACCATCTGTGAGGCCTACTGCGTCTCAACTACTCTGTCACCCTTTTGTTAAAAACCAAACTACACAAAGAGCAACCAATGCCAATATAACGCGAGAAGCATTTCCTCGTGCCTTTGATGGGAGCCGCACTCCG ACGGCCCTAGAGCTACAGTCCAACAGAAAGAACAATTCTTTGGACAGAGATGACACATTGAGATTCGCAGTGCCTAGAACCTTGATAAGTCCGAG GGATAATGCACGAACCATAACTTCATTGCCCGTCTCTCCCACCTCAAGCCCATTACGACGAGATGCACCAGCGTATAGGAACTCTTTCCTTTCTCCACCACACCCTTCTTATACGGTTGGTCAAAACAATCATAATTATAGTGAGCAATCCGTCTTTCCGTTCAGACAACACAACTCGAGAGGCACGCTCGATCCATTTCTTGAAATGCCTCAATTTAGAGCTATTACCTCAGCTAGATCCCCGACAAGAACCATGCCATAG